In one window of Ruminococcus albus AD2013 DNA:
- a CDS encoding IS1595 family transposase: MSKRFPKPEITLDGIYSKFADEGFCKDFLLDIRFEKGFACTFCGGSEYLRIRSRHLLRCKFCKADISATNGTFMHRTHIPLRLWIVTAFLIMSNKCSVSAVTLMRSLGVTYKTAWYILQCIRKAMKCREERYLLDEIVELDDTYLGAPTHGKMRGRGTEKVKMIVALSKNAAGNPEYVKMSDVPNLKGITVGRFARDNIRAGSKIESDNARSYKKPLAQKYFHVFETYDPTSGQLNLISISNPCRGYIDVSADIITNKPDRKHHGLGLKSVRNTL, encoded by the coding sequence ATGTCAAAAAGATTTCCGAAACCTGAGATCACACTTGATGGGATATACTCAAAGTTCGCAGATGAAGGTTTTTGCAAGGATTTTCTGCTTGATATCCGCTTTGAAAAGGGCTTTGCCTGCACGTTTTGCGGTGGCTCTGAGTACCTCAGGATAAGGTCACGCCATCTGCTGCGCTGCAAGTTCTGTAAAGCAGATATATCCGCCACAAACGGAACTTTTATGCACAGAACACATATTCCGCTCAGACTGTGGATAGTCACCGCATTCCTCATTATGAGCAACAAATGCAGCGTTTCTGCTGTTACGCTGATGAGGTCTTTGGGGGTGACCTACAAGACAGCCTGGTACATCCTTCAGTGCATCAGAAAAGCTATGAAATGCCGTGAAGAACGCTATTTGCTCGACGAAATCGTTGAACTTGATGACACGTATCTCGGTGCTCCGACTCACGGTAAAATGCGCGGCAGAGGTACTGAAAAAGTCAAGATGATTGTAGCTTTATCGAAGAACGCAGCAGGAAATCCCGAGTACGTTAAAATGAGCGATGTGCCGAATTTAAAGGGCATAACTGTGGGTAGATTTGCCAGGGATAATATCCGCGCAGGCTCGAAGATCGAGAGTGATAATGCCCGAAGTTACAAGAAACCGCTGGCACAGAAATACTTCCATGTTTTTGAGACATATGATCCGACAAGCGGTCAGCTGAATTTAATCAGTATCAGCAATCCGTGCAGAGGGTATATCGATGTCTCAGCAGATATTATAACGAACAAGCCTGACAGAAAGCATCATGGACTGGGCTTGAAAAGCGTCCGAAACACACTGTAG
- a CDS encoding aminotransferase class I/II-fold pyridoxal phosphate-dependent enzyme — MNYELQSKAPLYEALKKHMKNRIVRLDVPGHKGGRMNKELKAFLGDQCMACDVNSMKNLDNLCHPVSVIKESEQLAADAFGADHAFFMVGGTTSAVQTMVFTACKAGEKIIMPRNVHRSAINALVVCGAVPVYVDPGTNKRLGIPLGMSVSAVEKAIRENPDAKAVLVNNPTYYGICSDIRAIVKLAHEHGMLVLADEAHGTHLYFGEGLPCSAMAAGADMAAVSIHKTGGSLTQSSLLLCKNTVSEGYVRQIINLTQTTSGSYLLMVSLDIARKNLAMNGKELFAKAVAYSDYAREEINKIGGYYAYGKELENGDDFYAFDSTKLSVHTRDIGLAGVEVYDILRDDYDIQIEFGDIGNILAIVSAGDRELEIERFISSLSEIKRLYSKDPTGLFDHEYIDPQVEMSPQKAFYSDKHPVWINESEGQICGEFVMCYPPGIPILAPGERITKEIISYINYCKEKGCLLTGTEDLEINYINVVSE, encoded by the coding sequence ATGAATTATGAATTGCAAAGCAAAGCGCCGCTTTACGAGGCACTGAAAAAACACATGAAAAACCGTATCGTCCGACTTGATGTGCCTGGGCACAAGGGCGGTCGTATGAATAAAGAACTTAAAGCCTTTCTGGGCGACCAGTGTATGGCTTGCGATGTCAATTCCATGAAAAATCTGGATAACCTCTGCCACCCCGTTTCGGTAATAAAGGAATCCGAACAGCTGGCGGCGGACGCTTTCGGGGCTGACCACGCTTTCTTTATGGTGGGGGGAACTACCTCCGCAGTGCAGACCATGGTATTCACTGCCTGCAAGGCGGGCGAAAAGATAATCATGCCCAGAAACGTCCACAGGAGCGCCATAAACGCCCTTGTTGTATGCGGTGCTGTGCCTGTCTACGTTGACCCCGGCACCAACAAGCGTCTGGGCATACCCCTCGGTATGTCGGTAAGTGCAGTTGAAAAGGCTATCCGCGAGAACCCCGATGCCAAGGCGGTGCTGGTGAACAATCCCACCTACTACGGCATATGCTCCGATATCCGCGCCATAGTCAAGCTTGCCCACGAACACGGTATGCTGGTGCTGGCGGACGAAGCCCACGGCACCCACCTCTATTTCGGTGAGGGTCTGCCCTGTTCTGCAATGGCGGCAGGGGCTGATATGGCGGCGGTAAGCATACACAAGACAGGCGGCAGCCTTACGCAGTCCTCACTTCTGCTGTGCAAAAACACGGTATCCGAGGGCTATGTCCGCCAGATAATCAACCTCACCCAGACCACCAGCGGTTCCTATCTGCTTATGGTCAGCCTTGATATCGCAAGAAAGAACCTCGCCATGAACGGCAAGGAGCTATTTGCAAAGGCAGTGGCTTATTCCGACTACGCCCGCGAGGAGATAAACAAGATAGGCGGCTACTACGCCTACGGCAAGGAGTTGGAAAACGGCGATGATTTCTACGCTTTCGACTCCACCAAGCTGAGTGTTCACACCCGAGATATCGGGCTTGCGGGAGTTGAGGTATATGATATACTCCGCGACGACTACGATATACAGATAGAGTTCGGCGATATCGGCAATATCCTCGCCATAGTATCCGCGGGCGACAGAGAACTTGAAATAGAGCGTTTCATATCCTCACTCAGCGAGATAAAGCGCCTTTATTCAAAAGACCCCACAGGTCTTTTCGACCACGAGTACATCGACCCGCAGGTTGAAATGAGTCCGCAGAAAGCCTTTTACAGCGACAAGCACCCCGTATGGATAAACGAGAGCGAGGGTCAGATATGCGGAGAATTCGTGATGTGCTATCCCCCCGGAATACCCATACTTGCCCCCGGCGAGCGCATAACGAAGGAGATAATCAGCTACATAAACTACTGCAAGGAAAAGGGCTGCCTGCTGACAGGTACGGAAGACCTTGAGATAAACTATATAAACGTGGTCAGCGAGTGA
- a CDS encoding four helix bundle protein: protein MKQNNIVLEKSMDFAVRIVRLYQFLCDSKKEFVMSKQVLRSGTSIGANLKEAMRGQSRADFCAKVNIALKEASETEYWLELLYRTDYITKAQFDSIHDDCTELIKILTSIIKSTRGDIDP from the coding sequence GTGAAACAAAATAATATCGTACTTGAAAAAAGTATGGATTTTGCTGTTCGCATTGTCAGGCTTTATCAGTTTCTCTGCGACAGCAAAAAAGAATTTGTCATGTCAAAACAGGTTCTGAGAAGCGGTACGAGTATCGGTGCTAACCTTAAAGAAGCCATGCGCGGACAAAGCCGTGCGGACTTCTGTGCTAAGGTGAACATCGCACTGAAAGAAGCTTCAGAGACCGAGTACTGGCTTGAACTGCTGTACAGGACAGACTATATAACAAAAGCTCAATTCGATTCGATACACGATGACTGTACCGAACTTATAAAAATACTTACCTCTATCATCAAATCAACAAGGGGGGATATTGATCCATAG
- the speD gene encoding adenosylmethionine decarboxylase, translated as MENNKITLYGFNNLTKTLSFNIYDVCYAKGQKEQKDYIEYIDEQYNSERLTKILCDVTEMIGARVLNISKQDYEPQGASVNVLIAEKELDKDSIDPSCNLGILPDTPEMIHAHLDKSHVTVHTFPEYHPDNSISTFRVDIDVSTCGTISPLNALNYLIASFDSDIITIDYRVRGFTRDVLGKKFFIDHDITSIQDYIDKSTLTKYDAIDVNVYQSNIFHTKLLIKEIDLQNYLFKKDVYELTPKQRLDITDSLRREMIEIYSGMNIY; from the coding sequence TTGGAGAATAATAAGATCACCCTTTACGGCTTCAATAATCTTACCAAGACCCTCAGCTTTAATATCTACGACGTTTGTTACGCTAAAGGTCAGAAAGAACAAAAGGATTATATCGAGTATATCGACGAGCAGTATAACTCCGAACGTCTTACCAAAATACTCTGCGACGTTACCGAGATGATCGGTGCCCGCGTGCTTAATATTTCCAAACAGGATTATGAACCCCAGGGCGCTTCCGTGAATGTCCTCATCGCCGAAAAGGAGCTGGATAAGGATTCTATCGATCCCTCCTGCAATCTGGGCATTCTCCCCGATACTCCCGAGATGATACACGCTCATCTGGATAAGAGCCACGTGACCGTACACACCTTCCCCGAGTATCACCCCGATAACTCTATCTCCACTTTCAGGGTGGATATAGACGTATCTACCTGCGGTACTATATCTCCCCTTAATGCCCTGAATTACCTGATAGCCAGCTTCGATTCCGATATCATCACCATCGACTACCGCGTCCGCGGATTCACCCGTGATGTGCTGGGCAAAAAGTTCTTCATCGACCACGATATCACTTCCATTCAGGATTATATCGATAAATCTACCCTTACCAAGTATGATGCCATCGATGTCAATGTATATCAGTCCAATATTTTTCACACCAAGCTGCTGATAAAGGAGATCGACCTCCAGAACTACCTGTTCAAAAAGGACGTCTACGAGCTTACCCCTAAACAGCGTCTTGATATCACCGACAGTCTCCGCCGCGAGATGATAGAGATATACAGCGGAATGAACATTTATTAA
- a CDS encoding IS1595 family transposase encodes MSKRFPKPEITLDGIYSKFADESFCKDFLLDIRFEKGFACPFCGGSEYRRIRSRHLLRCKFCKADISATNGTFMHRTHIPLRLWIVTAFLIMSNKCSVSAVTLMRSLGVTYKTAWYILHRIRKAMKCREERYLLDGIVELDDTYLGAPTHGKKRGRGTEKVKMIVALSKNAAGNPEYVKMSDVPNLKGITVGRFARDNIRAGSKIESDNARSYKKPLAQKYFHVFETYDPKSGQLNWMHKVISNFKAMIMGTNHENEKIHTALYAAEYCYKFNRRKLENSAYLRLLAALVQ; translated from the coding sequence ATGTCAAAAAGATTTCCGAAACCTGAGATCACACTTGATGGGATATACTCAAAGTTCGCAGATGAAAGCTTTTGCAAGGATTTTCTGCTTGATATCCGCTTTGAAAAGGGCTTTGCCTGCCCGTTTTGCGGTGGCTCTGAGTACCGCAGGATAAGGTCACGCCATCTGCTGCGCTGCAAGTTCTGTAAAGCAGATATATCCGCCACAAACGGAACTTTTATGCACAGAACACATATTCCGCTCAGACTGTGGATAGTCACCGCATTCCTCATTATGAGCAACAAATGCAGCGTTTCTGCTGTTACGCTGATGAGGTCTTTGGGGGTGACCTACAAGACAGCCTGGTACATCCTTCATCGCATCAGAAAAGCTATGAAATGCCGTGAAGAACGCTATTTGCTCGACGGAATCGTTGAACTTGATGACACGTATCTCGGTGCTCCGACTCACGGTAAAAAGCGCGGCAGAGGTACTGAAAAAGTCAAGATGATCGTAGCTTTATCAAAGAACGCAGCAGGAAATCCCGAGTACGTTAAAATGAGCGATGTGCCGAATTTAAAGGGTATAACTGTTGGTAGATTTGCCAGGGATAATATCCGCGCAGGCTCGAAGATCGAGAGTGATAATGCCCGAAGCTACAAGAAACCGCTGGCACAGAAATACTTCCATGTTTTTGAGACATATGATCCGAAAAGCGGTCAGCTGAATTGGATGCATAAAGTTATATCAAACTTCAAAGCAATGATCATGGGGACTAACCACGAAAACGAAAAGATCCACACAGCGTTATATGCTGCCGAATACTGTTACAAATTCAACCGTCGCAAGCTGGAAAACAGTGCGTATTTAAGGCTTTTGGCTGCTTTGGTGCAGTGA
- a CDS encoding EAL domain-containing protein — protein sequence MDFVNRFEDALSKGCIKTYFQPLTRTISGKVCGAEALARWEDPQRGLIPPGEFIGLLEEYRLIHKLDLAMLKNVCRFYQQNDCKDMTFSINLSRIDFVETDMLREITKILSEYDVPVNTIHLEITESTMLRNREKTRRLFKQFNDAGFSVWLDDFGSGYSSLNVLKDYRFDVLKIDMSLLQQFDVCSRKIIYSIINMAKALGIHTLSEGVETEEQLAYLRSIGCEIVQGYYYSKPLCEADFLGYLSQHPSESASERDFWNDAGKVNFLSGDPLMTSSDAANSDEMLSTAPLALIEYNNGVITYPYVNTAYIKEISKLGYNSAKQIEHDVNDEQYEYRDRFMMQIKMTIHRGGVQKMNNIMNEVVYTFSTKLVASAGDRHLIAATVHVIESERSDYLILKYSQSLYATYNLVTEITPDKDIAVQIYSNAGFAKVYGKISLRKGILEFADHEVHPDDRDRYLTFFDLETLNERVTHFIQQSFRVRSGEDYALKIIRISKLKNGKYLYTIQSC from the coding sequence ATGGATTTTGTAAACAGATTTGAAGATGCCCTTAGCAAAGGCTGTATTAAAACATACTTCCAGCCATTGACAAGGACTATCTCCGGAAAAGTCTGCGGCGCTGAGGCATTAGCAAGATGGGAAGATCCGCAGCGAGGACTGATACCGCCAGGTGAGTTTATCGGTCTGCTTGAGGAATATAGGCTGATCCACAAGCTTGATCTGGCAATGCTGAAAAATGTCTGTCGATTCTATCAGCAAAACGACTGCAAGGACATGACGTTTTCCATCAACCTTTCAAGAATTGATTTTGTTGAAACAGATATGTTACGGGAGATCACCAAGATACTGTCAGAGTATGATGTTCCCGTCAATACGATTCACCTTGAAATTACAGAAAGCACTATGCTGAGAAACAGGGAGAAAACACGCAGATTGTTTAAACAGTTCAATGATGCCGGATTCAGTGTGTGGCTTGATGATTTCGGAAGCGGCTACTCATCTCTGAACGTTCTGAAGGATTACCGGTTTGATGTGCTGAAAATCGATATGTCTCTGCTGCAGCAATTCGATGTGTGTTCAAGAAAAATAATCTATTCTATCATCAATATGGCTAAGGCACTTGGGATCCACACGCTGTCGGAAGGCGTAGAGACCGAAGAACAGCTTGCTTACCTAAGAAGTATCGGCTGTGAGATCGTACAGGGATATTATTATTCAAAGCCGTTGTGTGAAGCGGATTTTTTAGGTTATCTTTCACAACATCCATCAGAATCCGCAAGTGAGCGTGACTTTTGGAACGATGCCGGAAAAGTGAATTTTTTAAGCGGTGATCCGCTTATGACTTCTTCCGATGCGGCAAATTCGGATGAGATGCTCAGTACGGCTCCGCTTGCATTAATAGAGTACAATAACGGCGTGATAACTTATCCGTATGTAAATACGGCGTATATCAAAGAGATATCAAAACTTGGCTATAATTCAGCAAAACAGATCGAGCATGATGTTAATGACGAACAGTATGAATACCGTGATCGATTTATGATGCAAATAAAGATGACTATCCATCGTGGCGGCGTTCAGAAAATGAATAACATCATGAATGAAGTTGTTTACACGTTCTCTACGAAGCTGGTGGCATCAGCCGGAGATAGACATTTGATAGCAGCTACGGTTCATGTGATCGAGTCGGAGCGTAGCGATTATCTGATCCTCAAATACAGCCAGTCACTTTATGCAACCTATAACCTTGTAACAGAGATCACACCGGATAAAGACATTGCAGTACAGATATACTCCAATGCGGGTTTTGCAAAAGTATACGGTAAGATTTCCCTGCGCAAAGGGATTCTCGAATTTGCTGACCATGAAGTGCATCCGGATGATCGTGACAGGTACCTGACATTCTTTGATCTTGAAACGCTGAATGAAAGAGTCACTCATTTCATCCAGCAATCGTTCAGGGTTCGCAGCGGTGAGGATTATGCGCTGAAAATTATCCGGATTTCAAAACTGAAGAACGGGAAATATCTTTATACAATACAGTCGTGTTGA
- a CDS encoding transposase yields the protein MQKPLNQRKACTTKMRNCQVRMNGSIQAEGAFGVLKQDYGFRRFLCRGKPKKRIQVNPTTKLTKLTKVDTKMSTL from the coding sequence TTGCAAAAACCATTAAACCAACGAAAGGCTTGTACCACAAAAATGAGAAATTGTCAAGTGCGAATGAACGGGAGCATACAGGCTGAGGGAGCATTCGGCGTTCTTAAACAGGACTATGGTTTCAGAAGATTTCTGTGCAGAGGCAAGCCAAAAAAGAGAATACAAGTCAATCCCACCACAAAATTGACAAAATTGACAAAAGTTGACACGAAGATGTCAACTCTATAA
- a CDS encoding divergent PAP2 family protein yields MNMRYITELFSNIFVLTALASWAEAQVLKTIIHAIVNKKFDITRLFGDGGMPSGHSATVTSLAACVGLVKGLDSVEFAIAGIVAVVVCHDARGVRLETGKQSTILNEMQKTLKLLTSQELPEVKLKEFVGHTPTQVAAGIIMGIVNAIIVYNLFT; encoded by the coding sequence ATGAACATGAGATACATTACCGAACTGTTTTCAAATATATTTGTGCTTACTGCCCTCGCTTCTTGGGCTGAAGCTCAGGTGCTTAAAACTATCATACACGCCATTGTCAATAAAAAATTTGATATCACCCGACTTTTCGGCGACGGAGGTATGCCAAGCGGTCATTCTGCTACAGTTACTTCTCTAGCCGCCTGCGTTGGTCTTGTGAAAGGTCTTGATTCCGTGGAATTCGCTATTGCGGGTATAGTCGCTGTTGTCGTCTGCCACGATGCAAGAGGTGTCCGCCTTGAAACAGGCAAACAGTCCACCATATTAAACGAGATGCAGAAGACCCTGAAACTACTGACTTCTCAGGAACTTCCCGAAGTCAAGCTCAAAGAGTTCGTAGGCCATACCCCGACACAGGTTGCCGCAGGCATAATCATGGGCATAGTGAATGCCATAATAGTATATAACCTGTTTACGTAG